A genomic window from Paucibacter sp. KCTC 42545 includes:
- a CDS encoding GNAT family N-acetyltransferase — MQAADKTSNQPKQVSLRHVREEDLPLLCRMASDLNWRGEFESTLMRSPQFMRKRFAEDGFSSEAAERLMVCDASSGAVIGSVSHFLAHRYSSAREIGWKIDDPALRGQGWGTAAARALVDYVFENFDINRLSCGMDPANLASRRIAEKVGFSYEGRLRGVLFLRGRHADGEMFGLLREEWLAARAKR; from the coding sequence ATGCAAGCCGCCGACAAAACCAGTAATCAGCCCAAGCAAGTCAGCCTGCGCCATGTGAGAGAAGAAGACCTGCCACTGCTGTGCCGCATGGCCAGCGACCTGAACTGGCGCGGTGAGTTCGAGTCCACCTTGATGCGCAGCCCGCAATTCATGCGCAAGCGCTTCGCCGAGGACGGCTTTTCCAGCGAAGCGGCCGAGCGCCTGATGGTGTGCGATGCGAGCAGCGGTGCCGTCATCGGCAGCGTCTCGCATTTCCTGGCGCATCGCTATTCCAGCGCGCGCGAGATCGGCTGGAAGATTGACGACCCCGCACTGCGCGGCCAAGGCTGGGGCACGGCCGCCGCTCGCGCCTTGGTGGACTATGTGTTCGAGAACTTTGACATCAACCGCCTGAGCTGCGGCATGGATCCTGCCAATCTGGCCTCGCGCCGGATTGCCGAGAAAGTCGGCTTCAGCTACGAAGGCCGGCTGCGCGGTGTGCTGTTTCTGCGCGGCCGCCATGCCGACGGCGAGATGTTTGGCCTGCTGCGGGAGGAATGGCTGGCGGCGCGCGCGAAGCGCTAA
- a CDS encoding efflux RND transporter periplasmic adaptor subunit, whose translation MAGEDIKKSGAASTRLAWLAAHRKSALLAAVLLALLAFFLLRQVQGPPVKTLTLQPRDFVQTVVASARVQTQHRVDLGSQVTGTVLSVLVNEGDQVKAGQVLAELDAREARAVAKAATLAISQAELKLRQLKEVQAPVALQADKQAAANLAQAKAQFMRQQDLFKQGFIGQAALDEAQRALDVARAQASSARTQLAAHAPDGSELQLALTALAEAHANAEAAQARLNYTQIKAPVAGQVIDRNVEPGQVVQAGKALFVLSPQGVTELIAQIDEKNMGLLRQGQSALASADAYAQQRFKAQVSLISPGVDAQRGSVELRLRVAEPPDYLRQDMTVSVEIEVARRPKVLILPLDALHESPGAAPWVWVLDEEGAQLRRAELQLGLRASGWVEVLHGLQAGQQVLSEASPGLHAGQRVRAVAAGASAPGG comes from the coding sequence ATGGCCGGTGAAGACATCAAGAAATCGGGGGCTGCGTCAACGCGCTTGGCGTGGCTGGCTGCGCATCGCAAATCAGCTTTGCTGGCGGCAGTGCTTCTTGCCCTTTTGGCTTTTTTCCTGCTGCGCCAAGTCCAGGGCCCTCCAGTCAAAACCCTGACGCTGCAGCCGCGGGACTTTGTACAGACTGTGGTGGCCAGTGCTCGGGTGCAAACCCAGCACCGGGTTGACTTGGGCAGCCAGGTCACCGGCACGGTGTTGAGTGTGTTGGTCAACGAGGGCGATCAGGTCAAGGCCGGGCAAGTCCTGGCCGAGCTTGATGCGCGCGAGGCCCGAGCGGTGGCCAAAGCAGCCACCTTGGCGATCTCGCAAGCCGAACTCAAGCTGCGTCAGCTGAAGGAAGTGCAAGCGCCCGTGGCCTTGCAAGCGGACAAGCAGGCCGCGGCCAATCTGGCGCAAGCCAAGGCGCAATTCATGCGCCAGCAAGATTTGTTCAAGCAGGGCTTCATCGGCCAGGCCGCTTTGGACGAAGCGCAACGCGCCCTGGATGTTGCCCGAGCGCAGGCCAGCAGCGCGCGGACTCAGTTGGCGGCCCACGCGCCCGATGGCAGCGAATTACAGCTCGCCCTGACCGCCCTGGCCGAGGCCCACGCCAATGCCGAGGCGGCGCAGGCCCGTTTGAACTACACCCAGATCAAGGCGCCGGTGGCGGGCCAGGTGATTGACCGCAATGTCGAGCCCGGCCAGGTGGTGCAGGCGGGCAAAGCCTTGTTTGTGCTGTCGCCGCAAGGTGTGACCGAGTTGATCGCCCAGATCGACGAAAAGAATATGGGCTTGCTTCGCCAAGGCCAATCGGCACTGGCCTCCGCCGATGCCTACGCCCAGCAGCGCTTCAAGGCGCAGGTGAGTTTGATCAGCCCCGGTGTCGATGCCCAGCGCGGTTCCGTCGAACTGCGCCTGCGGGTCGCCGAGCCGCCGGACTATTTGCGGCAGGACATGACGGTCTCGGTCGAAATCGAGGTGGCGCGGCGGCCAAAGGTGTTGATCCTGCCTTTGGATGCTTTGCATGAAAGCCCCGGTGCAGCGCCCTGGGTTTGGGTGCTCGACGAGGAGGGCGCGCAACTGCGCCGCGCGGAGCTCCAACTGGGCCTGCGCGCGAGCGGCTGGGTGGAGGTCTTGCACGGCTTGCAGGCCGGTCAGCAGGTCTTGAGTGAAGCCTCGCCCGGGCTGCATGCCGGCCAGCGCGTGCGCGCTGTGGCGGCGGGTGCCTCCGCTCCCGGGGGCTGA
- the prsT gene encoding XrtA/PEP-CTERM system TPR-repeat protein PrsT: protein MPFIRVVFLLIWLAALQACGQRADADLLADARRQIAAKEYSVAQVTLKGGLQVKENWPEARHLLGVAYLEAGNGQDAVIELRKALSADQPLESVLPQLARAMVLAGQSKDLIAGYAGTQLQSPAAVAEFTTALYQAYRAQNDTDKAEQALQAALRAKPDYAPARLLRARAEAARGQPDGALAIVDAVIAADKHNAQAWVLKGELLQIGKRDDSAAVQAYESALKEDPRALMAHQQLTMMALTANQGELAQTRLTAMSKAWPGHPQTLLFEAQMALRANDIKTAREKLQLALKASPNDVLGLALAAELESRAGAVAQAESHLAKALAIAPNSIVQTLQLAQLQVLAGDSAKALATVTPLLGMPAPPPLALAIGARAHVQLGNFKQAEKLFEQASKAAPGDERFRIGQALAKLSRGEDAQSMLELERMSAQGGSNLPDLALANLKQHNNDSQGALAMLDRAQSKQPKDPVPLLQRGHLLLQKGDLVAARAAFEQAAKIDPQSWPAVEALAQADAASGNVQAAVQGIQAWLLKHPKDAGAHLTLAGWQERADAPPQTVQASIRAAISAAPAWNAPQLALIRWFLSQGDAQAALTAAQVAVNALPTDRSVLAQLGHAQLAAGQTSQAVRTFKRVSDVQAKDPAAWVDLAAAHQAAKEPAEARKKLKQALALDGSFLAAHRGLVALALEAQDWAAAQTQSQQVQVLLPKQPEGWTWEGDTLALQKKWGAAAVAYRSAQSKAARSDTALRLHAVLLSDGRRADADQYERDWLAAHAGDLEFREGLARGAMARGDLPEAERLYRDELAQVPERVSALNNLAWLLVQQRKSGALSLAEQANKLAPNQAPLLDTWAAALVYEGQFAKALEIQQKAVQLAPSASLLQLHLAQIALQAGDKALAKTALNRLTEMAPGQATPPEVEQLRAALR from the coding sequence ATGCCATTCATCCGAGTCGTTTTTCTGTTGATATGGCTTGCGGCGCTGCAAGCATGCGGGCAGCGAGCTGATGCTGACTTGTTGGCGGACGCCCGCCGGCAAATCGCAGCCAAGGAGTATTCAGTCGCTCAGGTCACGCTCAAGGGCGGCCTACAGGTCAAAGAAAATTGGCCCGAGGCCCGGCACTTGTTAGGGGTGGCCTATCTGGAGGCCGGTAACGGCCAAGATGCTGTTATTGAATTGCGCAAGGCACTGAGTGCCGATCAACCCTTGGAGTCTGTCTTGCCGCAACTGGCGCGAGCCATGGTGCTGGCCGGCCAATCCAAAGATTTGATTGCCGGGTACGCAGGCACTCAGCTGCAATCCCCAGCGGCGGTGGCTGAATTCACGACCGCGCTCTACCAAGCCTACCGGGCTCAAAACGACACGGACAAGGCTGAGCAGGCTTTGCAAGCCGCCTTGCGCGCTAAGCCCGACTACGCGCCCGCGCGCCTGCTGCGAGCGCGTGCAGAGGCTGCACGAGGTCAACCCGATGGTGCGCTGGCCATCGTCGACGCGGTGATTGCCGCGGATAAGCACAATGCGCAGGCCTGGGTGCTCAAGGGCGAGCTGCTGCAGATTGGCAAGCGCGACGACAGCGCGGCCGTGCAGGCCTATGAGAGCGCACTCAAGGAGGATCCCCGGGCCCTCATGGCCCATCAGCAGTTGACGATGATGGCGTTGACGGCCAACCAGGGCGAGCTTGCACAAACACGTCTCACGGCGATGAGCAAGGCCTGGCCGGGCCATCCTCAGACTTTGCTTTTTGAAGCGCAAATGGCCTTGCGAGCCAATGACATCAAGACCGCCAGAGAAAAACTGCAGCTGGCCTTGAAAGCCAGCCCCAATGATGTCTTGGGGCTGGCGCTGGCGGCCGAACTAGAGTCGCGCGCCGGCGCCGTGGCACAGGCCGAGAGTCACCTGGCCAAGGCCTTGGCAATTGCGCCCAACTCCATCGTTCAAACCTTGCAGTTGGCGCAGTTGCAGGTGCTCGCCGGCGACTCAGCAAAGGCCCTTGCCACGGTGACCCCCTTGCTTGGCATGCCGGCGCCACCGCCCTTGGCTTTGGCCATCGGGGCTCGCGCCCATGTGCAGTTGGGTAACTTCAAGCAGGCGGAAAAGCTGTTTGAACAAGCCAGCAAGGCTGCACCTGGCGATGAGCGATTCCGCATTGGGCAGGCCCTGGCCAAATTGTCGCGCGGCGAAGATGCGCAGAGCATGCTTGAGCTGGAGCGCATGTCAGCGCAAGGTGGCAGTAATTTGCCGGACTTGGCGCTCGCCAATCTGAAGCAACACAACAATGACAGTCAGGGCGCTCTGGCAATGTTGGATCGGGCCCAAAGCAAGCAGCCCAAAGATCCGGTACCGCTCTTGCAGCGCGGTCATTTGCTGCTCCAGAAAGGCGATCTGGTGGCGGCGCGTGCAGCCTTTGAGCAGGCCGCCAAGATCGATCCTCAGTCATGGCCGGCCGTGGAGGCTTTGGCGCAGGCCGACGCTGCGAGCGGCAATGTTCAGGCCGCAGTCCAAGGCATTCAGGCTTGGCTGCTCAAGCATCCCAAGGACGCAGGCGCTCATTTGACCTTGGCCGGTTGGCAGGAGCGCGCAGATGCGCCACCGCAAACGGTACAAGCCAGTATTCGCGCAGCCATCAGTGCCGCGCCCGCTTGGAATGCGCCCCAATTGGCACTGATTCGCTGGTTCTTGTCTCAGGGTGATGCCCAGGCTGCATTGACCGCTGCGCAGGTTGCTGTCAATGCCTTGCCGACTGATCGCTCGGTGCTGGCTCAGCTGGGGCATGCGCAATTGGCAGCCGGGCAGACCTCGCAGGCCGTTCGTACTTTCAAGCGGGTGTCGGATGTGCAAGCCAAAGATCCTGCTGCCTGGGTCGACTTGGCCGCGGCACATCAGGCAGCCAAAGAGCCTGCCGAAGCGCGCAAGAAGCTCAAGCAGGCACTGGCTTTGGACGGCAGTTTTTTGGCCGCGCATCGCGGCTTGGTGGCTTTGGCCTTGGAGGCGCAAGACTGGGCTGCCGCGCAGACTCAAAGCCAGCAAGTGCAGGTCCTGTTGCCTAAACAGCCCGAGGGTTGGACTTGGGAGGGCGATACCCTGGCCTTGCAGAAAAAATGGGGTGCAGCCGCTGTGGCCTATCGGAGTGCACAGTCGAAGGCCGCCAGATCAGATACCGCACTCCGGCTGCATGCGGTCCTCTTGTCCGATGGGCGTCGCGCCGATGCTGACCAATACGAACGTGACTGGCTGGCGGCGCATGCCGGCGATCTTGAGTTTCGTGAGGGCCTGGCGCGCGGCGCAATGGCGCGCGGGGATCTGCCCGAGGCAGAGCGGCTGTACCGGGACGAATTGGCGCAAGTACCTGAGCGTGTCAGTGCCCTCAATAACCTCGCCTGGCTGCTGGTGCAGCAGCGCAAGTCCGGCGCTTTGAGCTTGGCTGAACAGGCCAATAAGTTGGCGCCGAATCAGGCCCCGCTGCTGGATACCTGGGCTGCAGCGCTGGTGTATGAGGGGCAATTCGCCAAGGCCTTGGAAATTCAGCAAAAGGCTGTGCAACTGGCCCCAAGCGCCTCGCTGCTGCAGCTGCATCTGGCGCAGATCGCGCTGCAGGCAGGCGATAAGGCGCTGGCCAAAACCGCACTGAATCGGTTGACGGAGATGGCGCCAGGTCAGGCGACGCCTCCCGAGGTCGAACAATTGCGGGCGGCCCTGAGATAG
- a CDS encoding FtsX-like permease family protein gives MALARWQPFEWIVASRFLREGRLQTLFIIAGVAIGVAVIVFMSALLEGLQGNFVRRVLTASPHIQLLPPKETVRALHATDTAPDSAQHAAQLQAPLQRLKSIDQWQSVLAQLRAMPDVRDASPVVSGSTLILRGSTSRSLSVQGVESESYERIVNLSEKIVLGHSRLGATDVLIGTELAADLGVSVGDKLNITAATGASNTFQIAGILDLGNKGANQRAGYLALHSAQSLLGYPGGVTSIEVTVRDVYAAERIAQRITARTGVQADSWIKTNAQFFSAVQSQQTANTAIRFFVGLSVAFGIASVLVVSVVQRSKEIGILRAMGISRGQIMRVFLIQGGVLGLGGAALGSLIGAVALQLWLHYVRNADGTPMFIVSLTPSLILSALGLASLTGLLAALAPALRAARLDPVVAIRG, from the coding sequence GTGGCATTGGCGCGCTGGCAGCCTTTTGAGTGGATCGTCGCTTCGCGCTTCCTGCGCGAGGGGCGGCTGCAGACCTTGTTCATCATTGCAGGTGTGGCCATTGGTGTGGCGGTGATCGTCTTCATGTCCGCCTTGCTGGAAGGCCTGCAGGGCAATTTTGTGCGGCGGGTGCTGACGGCGTCGCCCCATATCCAGCTGTTGCCACCCAAGGAGACGGTGCGGGCTTTGCATGCCACTGACACGGCGCCTGATTCAGCCCAGCATGCCGCGCAATTGCAAGCGCCCTTGCAGCGGCTCAAGTCCATCGACCAGTGGCAGTCGGTGCTGGCTCAGCTGCGCGCCATGCCCGATGTGCGCGATGCCTCGCCCGTCGTCAGCGGCTCCACCTTGATTCTGCGTGGCAGCACCAGCCGGTCGCTGAGCGTGCAAGGCGTGGAAAGTGAGAGTTATGAGCGCATCGTCAATCTCTCCGAAAAAATCGTGCTGGGCCATTCGCGCCTGGGTGCCACCGATGTGTTGATCGGCACGGAGCTGGCTGCCGACCTGGGCGTGAGCGTGGGCGACAAGCTCAATATCACCGCCGCCACCGGGGCCAGCAATACCTTTCAAATCGCCGGCATCCTGGACCTGGGCAATAAGGGCGCCAATCAACGCGCCGGCTATCTGGCCCTGCACAGCGCGCAAAGCCTGCTGGGCTATCCGGGGGGCGTGACCAGCATCGAGGTGACGGTGCGCGACGTCTATGCCGCCGAGCGCATTGCCCAGCGCATCACCGCGCGCACCGGCGTGCAGGCCGATAGCTGGATCAAGACCAATGCGCAGTTCTTCAGCGCCGTGCAGTCGCAGCAGACGGCCAATACGGCCATCCGCTTTTTTGTCGGCCTGTCAGTGGCTTTTGGCATTGCCAGTGTCTTGGTGGTGTCGGTGGTGCAACGCTCTAAAGAGATAGGCATCCTGCGCGCCATGGGCATTTCGCGGGGCCAGATCATGCGGGTGTTTTTGATTCAAGGTGGCGTGCTGGGCCTGGGCGGCGCGGCCCTGGGCTCCTTGATTGGCGCCGTCGCTTTGCAGCTGTGGCTGCATTACGTCCGCAATGCGGATGGCACGCCCATGTTCATCGTGAGCCTGACGCCGAGCTTGATTCTCAGCGCCTTGGGCCTGGCAAGCCTGACCGGCTTGCTGGCCGCGCTTGCGCCTGCTTTGCGGGCAGCAAGACTTGACCCCGTGGTGGCCATCCGTGGATAA
- a CDS encoding response regulator transcription factor, translating to MPSLFLLRRCQPSLRKAQAQLTQLPAWRLCGMSEQMRSAEQEIQALAPDVVACDLRLLDGHASRLARQMQSWPQRPRLLLLTPTADDLLLFQTLRDGASAYCLDVNPASPTLPEVGEVQQIHSPQAPPLTQGLHALWAGRASMSPRIARECLQALGLSRSSWASASQPAAVAEASGSAHATGGREGQLLSLVCFGLLSDEIARLWQCGVEAIEQQLYAIYRRLHGTQRLALASA from the coding sequence CTCAGCTGACCCAGCTGCCGGCTTGGCGTTTGTGCGGCATGAGTGAGCAGATGCGCAGCGCGGAGCAGGAAATTCAAGCCCTGGCGCCCGATGTGGTGGCTTGCGATCTGCGCCTGCTGGACGGCCACGCCAGCCGCCTGGCCCGCCAGATGCAAAGTTGGCCGCAGCGCCCACGGCTGCTGCTACTGACCCCCACGGCCGACGATTTGCTGCTGTTCCAGACCCTGCGGGACGGCGCCAGCGCCTACTGCCTGGACGTCAACCCGGCCAGCCCAACGCTGCCCGAAGTGGGTGAAGTTCAGCAGATCCACAGCCCCCAAGCCCCACCGCTGACCCAAGGCCTGCACGCCTTGTGGGCCGGCCGGGCCAGCATGTCGCCGCGCATCGCACGTGAATGCCTGCAGGCCCTGGGCCTGAGCCGCAGCTCCTGGGCCAGCGCCAGCCAGCCGGCCGCGGTGGCCGAGGCCAGCGGGTCTGCTCACGCGACAGGCGGCCGTGAGGGTCAGCTATTGAGTCTGGTGTGCTTCGGCCTGCTCAGCGATGAGATCGCGCGGCTGTGGCAATGCGGGGTAGAAGCCATCGAGCAACAGCTCTACGCCATTTACCGCCGCCTGCATGGCACACAGCGGCTGGCGCTTGCCTCGGCTTGA
- the purB gene encoding adenylosuccinate lyase has protein sequence MNNAAASFSISALSPLDGRYASRVAALRPLLSEYGLMHRRVQVEVEWFIALSDAGFAEFKPLSEAARGLLRGLVTRFSEADALAIKDIEKTTNHDVKAVEYWLKARFDASPELKAAGEFVHFACTSEDINNTSHGLMLKAARAEVLLPTLDRITTKLAEMAHTLAAVPMLSRTHGQTASPTTVGKEIANVVARLRNARARIHDVKLLAKMNGAVGNYNAHLSAWPEYDWEAFSQRVIEQQLGLTFNPYTIQIEPHDYMAELFDAVTRVNTILIDWSRDVWGYVSLGYFKQRTKAGEIGSSTMPHKVNPIDFENAEGNFGLANALLTHLSQKLPISRWQRDLTDSTVLRNMGVALGYAVLGYESLLKGLDKLEVNEAGLAEDLDSAWEVLAEPIQTVMRRYALPNPYERLKELTRGKSITAESIREFITGLELPEAEKTRLLAMTPGSYTGKAAELAKKI, from the coding sequence ATGAACAATGCCGCCGCCTCCTTCTCGATCAGCGCCCTATCGCCCCTGGATGGCCGCTACGCCTCCCGCGTGGCCGCCCTGCGCCCGCTGCTGTCGGAATACGGCCTGATGCACCGCCGCGTGCAGGTCGAGGTGGAATGGTTCATCGCCCTGTCAGACGCCGGTTTTGCCGAGTTCAAGCCGCTCAGCGAAGCCGCCCGCGGCCTACTGCGCGGCCTGGTGACGCGCTTCTCCGAGGCCGATGCCCTGGCCATCAAAGACATCGAGAAGACCACCAACCACGACGTCAAAGCCGTTGAATACTGGCTCAAGGCCCGCTTCGACGCCTCGCCCGAGTTGAAGGCCGCTGGTGAGTTCGTGCACTTTGCCTGCACCAGCGAAGACATCAACAACACCAGCCACGGCCTGATGCTCAAGGCCGCGCGCGCCGAGGTGCTGCTGCCCACGCTGGACCGCATCACCACCAAGCTGGCCGAAATGGCCCACACCCTGGCCGCCGTGCCCATGCTCAGCCGCACCCACGGCCAGACCGCCAGCCCGACCACCGTGGGCAAGGAAATCGCCAACGTGGTGGCGCGCCTGCGCAATGCCCGCGCACGCATCCATGATGTGAAGCTGCTGGCCAAGATGAACGGCGCTGTCGGCAACTACAACGCACACCTGAGCGCCTGGCCCGAATACGACTGGGAGGCTTTCAGCCAGCGCGTGATCGAGCAGCAGCTTGGCCTAACCTTCAACCCCTACACCATCCAGATCGAGCCGCATGACTATATGGCCGAGCTGTTCGACGCCGTCACCCGCGTCAACACCATCCTGATCGACTGGTCACGCGATGTTTGGGGTTATGTCTCGCTGGGCTATTTCAAGCAGCGCACCAAGGCCGGTGAAATCGGTTCTTCGACCATGCCGCACAAGGTCAACCCGATTGACTTCGAAAACGCCGAAGGCAACTTCGGCCTGGCCAATGCCTTGCTGACCCATCTGAGCCAAAAGCTGCCGATCAGCCGCTGGCAGCGTGACCTGACCGACTCCACCGTGCTGCGCAATATGGGCGTGGCCCTGGGATACGCGGTGCTGGGTTACGAGAGCCTGTTGAAGGGTCTGGACAAGCTGGAAGTCAACGAAGCCGGTCTGGCCGAAGACCTGGACAGCGCCTGGGAAGTGCTGGCCGAGCCGATCCAGACCGTGATGCGCCGTTACGCCTTGCCCAACCCCTACGAGCGTCTGAAAGAGCTGACCCGCGGCAAGAGCATCACCGCCGAATCCATCCGCGAATTCATCACCGGCCTGGAATTGCCCGAAGCCGAGAAAACCCGTCTGCTGGCCATGACACCGGGCAGCTACACCGGCAAGGCTGCGGAGTTGGCGAAGAAAATCTAA
- a CDS encoding EthD family reductase, with protein sequence MIKVSVMYPYAAEARFDHHYYLNSHMPMVKRLLGEACLSYTVDKGLAGGAPGSPPNYITLCHMLCPSVESFQAAFAPHAKAIMADIPNYTDLSPVLQISEVLVG encoded by the coding sequence ATGATCAAGGTCAGCGTGATGTACCCCTACGCCGCCGAGGCGCGTTTTGATCACCACTACTACCTCAACAGCCACATGCCCATGGTCAAGCGCCTGCTGGGCGAGGCCTGCCTGAGCTACACGGTGGACAAGGGCCTAGCCGGCGGCGCGCCGGGCTCGCCGCCGAACTACATCACCCTATGCCACATGCTGTGCCCCTCGGTAGAGAGCTTTCAAGCCGCCTTCGCCCCCCACGCCAAAGCCATCATGGCCGACATCCCCAACTACACCGATCTGAGCCCGGTGCTGCAGATCAGCGAGGTGCTGGTGGGCTAA
- a CDS encoding DUF6500 family protein → MRATLRTKILQVCATKIAKRGPDVGLSFYAFFANRNDDPALLMEAATWWIQDMQLDHFEKAEKIRTLLAAQAPPQS, encoded by the coding sequence ATGCGCGCCACATTGAGAACCAAGATATTGCAGGTCTGTGCCACCAAAATCGCCAAGCGCGGGCCCGATGTTGGCCTGTCCTTCTACGCCTTCTTTGCCAACCGCAACGATGACCCGGCCCTGCTGATGGAGGCGGCGACTTGGTGGATTCAGGACATGCAGCTTGATCATTTCGAGAAGGCCGAGAAGATCCGCACCTTGTTGGCAGCGCAAGCGCCGCCGCAGTCCTAG
- a CDS encoding glutathione S-transferase family protein, giving the protein MKLIGSLASPYVRKVRVVMAEKKLDYQFVLEDVWASDAILKMNPLGKVPCLVMEGQDSITGAVFDSRVIVEYVDTLSPVGKLIPERGRERTEVRTWEALADGVMDAGVSLRLEQTWSGREEAQRSQAWMDRQMSKVQAGLTAMNQGLGEKAWCSGSHFSLADIAVGCALGWLDFRFPGIDWRSDCPNLARHFEKLSARQSFIDTAPRLA; this is encoded by the coding sequence ATGAAGTTAATCGGATCACTCGCCAGCCCTTACGTGCGCAAAGTACGCGTCGTCATGGCCGAGAAAAAGCTCGACTACCAGTTTGTGCTGGAAGATGTCTGGGCCAGTGATGCCATCTTGAAGATGAATCCGCTGGGCAAAGTGCCTTGCCTGGTGATGGAGGGGCAAGACTCGATTACCGGGGCGGTGTTCGACTCACGAGTGATCGTGGAGTATGTGGACACGCTGTCGCCCGTGGGCAAGCTGATCCCCGAGCGCGGCCGTGAACGCACCGAGGTGCGCACCTGGGAGGCCCTGGCCGATGGCGTCATGGACGCCGGTGTCTCACTGCGATTGGAGCAAACCTGGTCTGGCCGCGAAGAAGCGCAGCGCAGCCAGGCCTGGATGGATCGCCAGATGAGCAAGGTGCAGGCCGGGCTGACGGCGATGAACCAAGGCCTGGGCGAGAAAGCCTGGTGCTCGGGCAGCCATTTCTCACTGGCCGATATCGCCGTGGGTTGCGCGCTGGGTTGGCTGGACTTCCGCTTCCCGGGCATCGACTGGCGCAGCGATTGCCCCAATCTGGCGCGTCATTTCGAAAAGCTTAGCGCTCGCCAAAGTTTTATTGACACTGCACCGCGCTTGGCCTGA
- a CDS encoding ABC transporter ATP-binding protein, with protein MDKFSPLPPVSAPAEHEPVLQLRQVRKSFNVGEPTEVEILHGIDLSLSAGEFCAVMGPSGSGKSTLLNIVGLLDRPTQGLLSIAGEETTRLDDQALTRLRGRSIGFVFQYHHLIGAFTALENVMLPMLGLAGFPNAAMQARAEALIESVGLSRWKDSPAARLSGGQQQRVAVARALAMQPALLLADEPTGNLDTKSADAVFELLREVNRVRGTAVLFVTHNPALALRCDKTIQVVDGQVV; from the coding sequence GTGGATAAATTTTCGCCCCTGCCTCCAGTGAGCGCACCGGCTGAGCACGAGCCGGTGCTGCAACTGCGCCAAGTGCGCAAGTCCTTCAATGTGGGCGAACCCACCGAGGTGGAGATCCTGCACGGTATCGACTTGAGCTTGTCGGCCGGCGAGTTCTGCGCCGTCATGGGCCCCTCGGGCTCTGGCAAAAGTACGCTGCTCAATATCGTGGGTTTGCTAGACCGGCCGACCCAAGGTCTGCTGAGCATTGCCGGCGAAGAAACCACCCGCCTGGATGATCAAGCCCTGACGCGCTTGCGCGGCCGCAGCATCGGCTTTGTGTTCCAGTACCACCACCTGATCGGCGCCTTCACCGCGCTGGAGAACGTCATGCTGCCCATGCTGGGCCTGGCCGGTTTTCCGAACGCGGCCATGCAGGCACGTGCCGAGGCCTTGATCGAGAGCGTGGGCCTGAGCCGCTGGAAGGACAGCCCGGCAGCGCGCCTCTCGGGTGGCCAGCAACAGCGTGTGGCCGTGGCCCGCGCCCTGGCGATGCAGCCGGCCCTGCTGCTGGCGGATGAGCCCACTGGCAATCTCGACACCAAGAGCGCCGACGCGGTGTTCGAACTGCTCCGCGAGGTCAATCGCGTGCGCGGTACGGCGGTGCTCTTCGTGACCCACAACCCCGCCTTGGCCCTGCGTTGCGACAAGACGATTCAGGTGGTGGACGGGCAGGTGGTTTAG
- a CDS encoding THxN family PEP-CTERM protein has protein sequence MNNMLTKVLAGLGVAAGLMGSAHAAIVTQWQATTAGTWLPGSYAAGVTASLADTKLSWGTDIGNGQSSLTIGNPAANQVVNTYIGGGLPPPVFTVPGSTVTHRNFPITNSPMTGATIRDTLSLTALNPAGPGPGALPPINFDIAFVETPNSGTCAATSPPGNPCNDIFVLKGGFLNQSFSYDSQTYFVNIFPTSGGVLSVLQDTACAAAGQANGCIGFTTPEGQETTLAFGYTVSTEELRVPEPSSFALIGLALLCAGGVGRRLRQS, from the coding sequence ATGAACAACATGTTGACGAAAGTACTCGCGGGACTAGGAGTCGCCGCGGGATTGATGGGTAGCGCTCATGCTGCCATCGTGACACAGTGGCAAGCCACTACCGCCGGTACATGGTTGCCGGGCAGCTATGCCGCTGGCGTGACTGCAAGCTTGGCTGATACCAAGCTGAGTTGGGGTACCGATATTGGCAATGGCCAAAGCTCCTTGACGATTGGCAATCCCGCAGCCAATCAAGTGGTGAATACTTATATTGGTGGCGGGCTACCACCACCGGTATTCACGGTGCCAGGTTCTACCGTCACGCACAGGAATTTTCCGATCACCAATTCGCCCATGACGGGCGCCACCATCCGCGACACACTGAGTTTGACGGCACTGAACCCCGCCGGCCCCGGCCCTGGCGCGCTGCCGCCCATCAATTTCGACATCGCTTTCGTCGAGACTCCGAACTCGGGCACCTGCGCCGCGACCAGCCCACCCGGCAATCCCTGCAATGACATCTTTGTCCTGAAGGGCGGCTTTTTAAATCAGTCCTTCAGCTATGACAGCCAAACCTACTTCGTCAATATCTTCCCAACGTCGGGCGGGGTGCTGAGCGTTCTGCAAGATACCGCCTGTGCCGCGGCCGGACAGGCCAATGGCTGCATTGGCTTTACAACACCCGAAGGTCAAGAGACCACGCTGGCATTCGGCTACACCGTCTCTACCGAAGAGTTGCGGGTTCCTGAGCCTAGTTCCTTTGCTTTGATCGGGTTGGCACTCCTCTGTGCGGGCGGCGTCGGTCGTCGGCTGCGCCAAAGCTGA